The DNA sequence ACGGGCATCACCCAATCACCGGTGCCATTGGCCGTTGTTGTTTGCAGGTAGTCGCCCTGGCAAACAGCAGAACCCGGGCAGGCCGTATTGTCTTGCACATAAAGTTCTACAAGTGCATTAGGTGACGCAGTTCCACTGATTTCATTGGTAGCAGCAATAGTAATAGTTGGTGGCTGGATTCCCGCATTAGCCCCGTCAAGATTATTTATAGGAGAAACATTACAACGAAAATGATTTTCGGAGTATAAATTTTGTTGCGTACCTGGAACAAAAGCCCGAATTCCGTCCTTATTAAAGGCAATCGTATTCGATACAATACTGTTATTGCTCGACCCTTGCATGAAGACACCATTGTTAACTGGATTACCATAATCGGCCCCATTAGCATCGGTGCCGATATAGTTGTTTTCGATGGTATTGCCAGAGACACTCGCGTTAAGTAGTACTATAAGTCCAGCGGTAGGGATGTTTGTAGAACCGATGGTGTTTTCTCTGATGACGTACCCAGTAGTAACAAACTGTAACCAAACGCCGGCAATTCCTTGGGTACCAACTATCCCGTTTTCATCAATATTAATGATATTATTTTCAACACGACCATTGATACTGCCGGAAGATTCAATTTGCGCTGCACCATTATTGACGACAACATTGTTCCTGATCGTCGCACCATCACAGTTGAATAAGATGATACCACTCCTGCCAAAATTGACCACTTTCAGGCCCTGAACGATGCTGTTATCACTGGTTACACTAACCCCATCAAGCGTAACGTTTATACCATCAATGGTAATCAATGGCGTACCGGCATAGCCCGGCTGTGAGGTTCCATCTATGACAATATCTGCATCACTAATAGCGGGCAAACTGGTAAGTGGCGTAATCGTCTGAGGGCCGCCCCCATTAATATTGAAGGTGATATTGTCGGTAGCGGGGTTAGTGTTGACAGCAGTTATCGCTGCACGCAGGCTACCGGGGCCGCTGTCATTGGTATTGGTGACGACAACTTGCGCCATCATCCACAAGGGGATAAAAAAGGAAAGTAAGAAAAGGTGTAATCTAAGCATAGTATAAAGTTTTAGTCTTTTGTATTATCTACTGATCTTTCACAAGCGAAAGGTTAGACCATAGTTCAAATTTACAGCTAGCATTTAACTACTATTAAGCTGCTGTCCGAGCGGTAGGCCTGTCTTTCCGAGCGGCAAGTCAGACAAACCAGACGGTGTGTTATTGGCCGACGTTATCGGAGAAGATTTGATATTTGCCAGTTTGTAGCGCGTTTCGTTGTCAGCTGTTGTACGTTGTAAGAGACCTTGATAAATCGCCAGTTCTGTATTGAAAGCAGTCATGCCTGTAATGGTCTGATCCAGTACCTGATCTGTTGCTCGGAGCTGGGTGAGCAGCCGCTGCCCCACTCCATTGCCGGAAGCTTGAGAAGTAAGCTGCGTAATTTCAGTCCAGGTGGTACATAATGGAGCGCAACTCCATCAAGAGTTGCACTCCAAACAAGCTATGGGTTTAAGACATTTCAACGTGAGGCTTTAAGGCAAAACTTACTTTAATGAAATACCACAAACTCTTGCACCATCGGCTCCGCTTCTCGCGTTTCAAAACGCAGTACATACGTACCTTCCGGATACGCCCGGGTGTCGAGCATGATCCCTTCAAATGGCCACTGCTCGTAAGTTGCCTGGTAAATAACTTGCCCTAAAAGGCTGTACACACTCACCTTGACCTGCGTTTCCGCAAACCCTACTGCTTTAACCTTAATCTGGTCAGTCGCAGGATTGGGGTAGACACTCATCTCATCCAGGCCGTTGCCATTGCTGCTAATCAGGCCTTCTTCGCCAGAGTAGTCACAAACAATGGTCACAGATGCCACTAGTTCACAACCATTCGCGTCCGTGATCAGCACCGTAAACGTTTGGGTGATGTAGCCCATCGTGAACAGGATACCCCGTCGGGTAGGATCACTGGTAATGTAACCATCTTCTAAAGGAGACGTTAGTTGCCAAGCGTAGCTGTAAGGGGCTGTACCACCATTGACCGTCACGCCCAGGCGATTGTTCTGACTATTACATTCAATGATATTCCCAAAGCTGAAGGAGGCTGTGAGGTCGTTGTTGGCGACCAAAATTTGCTGCTCTGCTGTGCTGGTATTGCCACAATCATCCGTCGCGGTCCAAGTGCGGGTAATCAGTAAACCACTTGGCGTACTTGCCTGTGTTTCGGTGAAGATCACGTCCACTTCTTCGTCGAAGTCGTCGCTCACTTGTACGTTTGCTACTTCGGGTACATCGTCACAGAAGACGGTGACATCTGCTGGCACATTGAAAAAATCAGGGGCGTTGCCATCAACGTAAAAGACCGTAAGGCTCCTCTTCGCCGAGTTGCCACAGGGGTCGGTCGCTGTCCATCTGTAATTGTACCGTGCAAGAAAACCATCTGCTGCACAATCTTCCGAGATAGTGGTCGTAACATTCACTATGCTCGCAATATCCGAAGCACAGTTATCCGTTACACTCACCGCATCAGCTGTGAAAATCAATGGATCATTAGGATCTCCAAAACCGTCGCCTACGGACAGGAACAGCTCGTCGCCACTTTCCAGCCCTACCAACAATGGATGGTTAAAGCTGATCATTGGCGCATTGTTATCCATAAAGAACACTTGCTGGGTAGCCGTGGAGGTATTGCCGCAAACATCAGTGGCCGACCAGGTGCGGGTGAGCACCTGTCCACAACCGGGCTCGTTGCTCATCACCTCGCTCAGGGTCACCTCCGCAGGCATACCAGAGCAAGCATCAAAAGCGGTTACATTCGCCGTCAGCGTGGTGGTGTTGCAAGCATCAGCAGGAACGCCGCTGAATACCGGCCCACTAAGATCGACCACATTGATGATCTGGGTAAAGGTGGTCGTATTGCCACATAAATCACTCACCGTCCAGACTCTTTCTATCACTTGCGGATCACTGGCACAACCTCCCACAATGGGCGCACTGTCTACGTAAGTCGTAATGTCGATATCACCACAAGCATCTTCGGCAACCAGAGTAGGAATATCCTCCCCACAGTTGACGGTAATCATTGCTGCCCCCATTACGACGGGCGGTGTAGTATCCACAAAATCAATCATCAGACCGAAATTGGCCGTATTTCCGCAAGCATCCTCTGCTATCACGTTCAGGCGATAACGAGCCACGTAGCCGTCTTCCCGACAGTCGCCTTCATCCTGCAAGTTGAGCTCAATGCTGAAAGTTGTGGTGCTACATCCATCTTCCACCTGAATGGCCGCTTCCAAATCAGCTATAGATAATTCGACGGGCTGGTTACAATCAATCGGCAACTCGATTTGATCACCATCGGCGACGACACTGATTCCCGGGTAGTCGATAGAGATGGTCGGGCTACTGGCGTCACTCAGGGTAATCCGCTGCGTAGCGGTAGCAGTATTGCCACACAAGTCCATCGCTGTCCAGGCGCGTTCTACGTACTGCCCGCCCTCGCAATCAATCGGATCAGACTGAGCGAAGGTGAGCGTGGCAAACTCGCAATCATCCACTGCTTGCACATTAGGAACGGGAGGTAAGGTACTTGCACAAACGTCTTCAGGTATGCCTTGGAAAACAGGAGCAGTTTCGTCTACCAGGTACCAGTTGATGGTTGCCGTAGCGGTATTGCCGCATTCGTCCTTGCTCGTCCAGGTACTTATCAAGTGACCAGAATAACCGACTTCCAGACAATTGAAGGTGCCGAGGTCTTGCAATTCATAATCAACTTCCACCAGGCCACTACAGTTATCAATAGCGTACGCTGAATTGGCGATCAGCTGAGAGATGTTGCCATATTCAGAACACTCCACAAATACGTCCTGTCCTGGCTCGTACTGATTAATGTAGCCATCGCTGAACTCGATCACCGGCGGGGTAGTATCTTCAAAGGTGACGACTTGTACTTCCGTCGTTGAATTACCACAGCCATCGGTAGCCGTCCAGGTACGGGTCAGGGTATAGTTGTTATGGCAGTCGCCATCGGTACGTACTTCCGTAAAGTTGTACACTACTTCAGAGCAGGAATCAAATGCCTGGAGATTTGGCAGGCCGATCTCAGCATCACATTCCACCGTATAATCGGTGGGTGAGAAATTGAATACCGGTGGCGTAGTGTCTACTACCGTGATGATCTGTACACAAGTGCTGGGATTGCCACACGCATCAGTAGCCGTCCAGGTACGGGTAATCGTTTCGGTGTTGCCACAACCAGGGACCGTGTTGTCGCTGAAGGTAATCGCTACCGTGCCGCAAACGTCGGAGCCAGTGGCCATACCCGTAGCAGCAGGCGCTGTTGACATCCCGCATTCTACCGTAACGTCACCTGGGCAGGTGATGCTCGGGGGCGTGGTGTCTACTACCGTGATGATCTGTTCACTACTAGCCATATTCCCACACGCATCGGTCACTGTCCACGTCCGAGTGATGGTTTCGGTATTGCCGCAGCCTGGTACAGAAGTATCAAGATAGTCAACCGAAGGTGTACCACAGCCATCGGTGCCGATGGCGGTACCTGTTGCGGAAGGGGCTGTAGATGCCCCACATTCTACCGTTTCGTCAGGAGGAACGACAATCGTGGGCGGAGTGGTGTCTACTATGGTGATGATCTGGTTACAGCTTGATGGGTTGCCCGCAGCATCCGTCGCCATCCAAATACGGGTAATTACGCCGGTATTGCCACAAGCTGCGGCAAAAATGTCATTCCACGTAACAATTGGCATACTACAATTATCGATACCAGTGGCAATGCCAGTGGCTGAGGGCAATGTAGATTCATCACACTCCACGGTGGCGTCCGCCGGACAATCAATGCTAGGTGGTGTGGCATCAATTACCGTCAACGTAGTCATACACTGGCTCGAAAGCATTCCATCGCTTACTGTTAGGGTTACGTTGGTAATACCTAACCCGTAGGGACCTTCTGGACTCACGGAAAACGTCAGCATATCCATGTCCGGATCGGTGGAGCCTCCGTCGAATGCAGTAGCCACAGCTTCTGCCAGGCAGTTTTCATTCGCATCGACACTGACCGACTGACAAGCAGCGACGGGCGGTTGATTACAAAAGCTCAAAGGATCATCTACCGTGATGGTAACTGTACAAGGTTCAGAAACATTGTTTTCAAAATCCCTGACACTGACCGTTAACGAAAACGTTCCCACATCGCTACAGTCTAAAGTGCGGGGGTTTTCGGTTAATCCAGTTGCCCGTATACCACAAGCATCTATGGCGCTAACGATAACATCCGTCCGAACGAAGGTGAAATCAAAATCTGCCTCGCCGTTTTGGTCCAGGCTAATGGTAGCATCCTGACAAGTCAAGAGAGGAGCCACCGTGTCCCGCACCGTCACCTCAGCAATACAATCACTGATATTACCCGACATATCTTCAACGGTTAAGGTAACCGGAATAGGAAGCTGACCAGCTGGTATATTGGTACGGTCGTCACAATCAAACATCGTCCGGGAAACGGAAAGCGAGACGTTACCACAATCATAGGAGGTGCCGCCGTCTACGTCTGCGGCGGTGATCGTAGCGTTACCGGTTTCATCCAGATAAACGGTAATGTCTTGACAAACAGCTTGGAGTGCCGGAGCTGTTTCTTGAAACTCGTACGCTCCCAGGTCAATGGTCATGCCACCGTTTACCGCGTCAAAGTTGCGGGGGTTACCATCAAAGTCAGTGCTGGTCGAATTAACGGTATCGTCACCGGTGTCAATCGCGGGGGAGCATTCCTGGAGCTGAAGGTCACCATTTGCCTGGTCAACGAAGAGGGGATCTACATCACCATTACCGTCAGGGCAGTTGGCGCAAGGGGCATAGCCTCCCTGTATAATGGAATTAGAGACAATAGAAGGAAAAAAACTTGGTTCTAAGAAGAATAGTTCAGAACTATTGTTCCATAGTATTGAATTTCTTAAAGTTATTGATCCCTCACTTGATATACAAATTCCTCCGCCATTGAAAGCGGAATTTCCACTTATACTACAGTTAATCATAGTCGGTTGTCCAGTGGAGACATACATTCCTCCGCCCACTTGACCTGCCTGATTTCCATACAACTTACAATTGATTATTGTGGGCCGGGCTAATTCTCTGTTCATCAGACCTCCACCAAAATTAGTCGCACTATTTCCTGCAAAAGAACAGTTGAGGATTAGCGGTTTCGACCCAAATAAATCATTATGAATTCCTCCGCCATTGACAGCTGAATTTCCATTAAAGAAACAGTGGGATATCGTAGGTGAAGCATTAAAATTCGCAATACCTCCTCCGGCAGATATAGCGGTGTTACCACTGAAGGTACAGTTGGACACCGTGGGGGAGGAGGAGACGTTTGACATTCCACCGCCGGTGTCGTTTGGAAAGCCTCCATCTGCATTCCCGCCCGTGATGGTGAAGCCATCGAGCACAGCGGTACTGTTGAGGCCATTGCCATTGTTGAAAATGACATGATAGCTGTTGTTTGCCAAGGTATTGTCCCCGTCGATATCGCCACTGAGGACCGTACCATTGGTGGCAGGGGCTTCATCGCGCTCGCCAAATCCTGGGTTACCCGTATTGGGGAAACCACCGTAGATGGCGAGGTTGTTTTTCATGA is a window from the Lewinella sp. LCG006 genome containing:
- a CDS encoding T9SS type A sorting domain-containing protein — protein: MILLSTTKQAGNFFGRTALLWAALLLLPFSLIAQTGVPAIQTANATREDIIGEAGLDDARGTMGWSFTAESEITVSSLGIYDSGGNGLATAHDIGIWNSSGTLLTSATIPSGNGTTLIGGYRYVPIPSITLSAGQVYIIGAFYPQFSSDKFIFSSTQTYATPITYRESRQTNLFFMVPPAMAFPNIVSGADEGWFGPNFLWSFETCPSGNILYVNDDATGNNDGSSWADAFTDLQDALASTCPGITQIWVAEGTYVPGTLRTDAFVMKNNLAIYGGFPNTGNPGFGERDEAPATNGTVLSGDIDGDNTLANNSYHVIFNNGNGLNSTAVLDGFTITGGNADGGFPNDTGGGMSNVSSSPTVSNCTFSGNTAISAGGGIANFNASPTISHCFFNGNSAVNGGGIHNDLFGSKPLILNCSFAGNSATNFGGGLMNRELARPTIINCKLYGNQAGQVGGGMYVSTGQPTMINCSISGNSAFNGGGICISSEGSITLRNSILWNNSSELFFLEPSFFPSIVSNSIIQGGYAPCANCPDGNGDVDPLFVDQANGDLQLQECSPAIDTGDDTVNSTSTDFDGNPRNFDAVNGGMTIDLGAYEFQETAPALQAVCQDITVYLDETGNATITAADVDGGTSYDCGNVSLSVSRTMFDCDDRTNIPAGQLPIPVTLTVEDMSGNISDCIAEVTVRDTVAPLLTCQDATISLDQNGEADFDFTFVRTDVIVSAIDACGIRATGLTENPRTLDCSDVGTFSLTVSVRDFENNVSEPCTVTITVDDPLSFCNQPPVAACQSVSVDANENCLAEAVATAFDGGSTDPDMDMLTFSVSPEGPYGLGITNVTLTVSDGMLSSQCMTTLTVIDATPPSIDCPADATVECDESTLPSATGIATGIDNCSMPIVTWNDIFAAACGNTGVITRIWMATDAAGNPSSCNQIITIVDTTPPTIVVPPDETVECGASTAPSATGTAIGTDGCGTPSVDYLDTSVPGCGNTETITRTWTVTDACGNMASSEQIITVVDTTPPSITCPGDVTVECGMSTAPAATGMATGSDVCGTVAITFSDNTVPGCGNTETITRTWTATDACGNPSTCVQIITVVDTTPPVFNFSPTDYTVECDAEIGLPNLQAFDSCSEVVYNFTEVRTDGDCHNNYTLTRTWTATDGCGNSTTEVQVVTFEDTTPPVIEFSDGYINQYEPGQDVFVECSEYGNISQLIANSAYAIDNCSGLVEVDYELQDLGTFNCLEVGYSGHLISTWTSKDECGNTATATINWYLVDETAPVFQGIPEDVCASTLPPVPNVQAVDDCEFATLTFAQSDPIDCEGGQYVERAWTAMDLCGNTATATQRITLSDASSPTISIDYPGISVVADGDQIELPIDCNQPVELSIADLEAAIQVEDGCSTTTFSIELNLQDEGDCREDGYVARYRLNVIAEDACGNTANFGLMIDFVDTTPPVVMGAAMITVNCGEDIPTLVAEDACGDIDITTYVDSAPIVGGCASDPQVIERVWTVSDLCGNTTTFTQIINVVDLSGPVFSGVPADACNTTTLTANVTAFDACSGMPAEVTLSEVMSNEPGCGQVLTRTWSATDVCGNTSTATQQVFFMDNNAPMISFNHPLLVGLESGDELFLSVGDGFGDPNDPLIFTADAVSVTDNCASDIASIVNVTTTISEDCAADGFLARYNYRWTATDPCGNSAKRSLTVFYVDGNAPDFFNVPADVTVFCDDVPEVANVQVSDDFDEEVDVIFTETQASTPSGLLITRTWTATDDCGNTSTAEQQILVANNDLTASFSFGNIIECNSQNNRLGVTVNGGTAPYSYAWQLTSPLEDGYITSDPTRRGILFTMGYITQTFTVLITDANGCELVASVTIVCDYSGEEGLISSNGNGLDEMSVYPNPATDQIKVKAVGFAETQVKVSVYSLLGQVIYQATYEQWPFEGIMLDTRAYPEGTYVLRFETREAEPMVQEFVVFH